In Haloplanus rubicundus, one DNA window encodes the following:
- a CDS encoding DUF7344 domain-containing protein gives MSSTGAVEAQTRTRESPEPSAEQLDRIFAILQNHRRRLVLEFLRDHDSTTQGDLARHVAAVENGIPESAVSSTQRKRVYVSLYQAHLPKLDDFGAISFDRDRGTVERTARTDELLQYLDRFEDEPQTMTLSENQFGLSTVVLLGSALFVVFVGEFGMVPADLSLGAAVLLSLVGMSAIAYDIRK, from the coding sequence ATGAGTTCCACGGGAGCCGTCGAAGCGCAGACGCGTACGAGGGAGTCGCCGGAGCCATCGGCGGAGCAACTGGATCGGATCTTCGCCATCCTCCAGAACCACCGGCGGCGACTCGTTCTGGAGTTCCTTCGGGACCACGACTCGACGACACAGGGTGACCTCGCCCGCCACGTCGCGGCCGTCGAGAACGGGATTCCGGAGTCCGCCGTCAGCTCCACGCAGCGCAAACGGGTGTACGTCTCCCTGTATCAGGCACATCTCCCAAAACTCGACGATTTCGGCGCTATCTCGTTCGACCGTGATCGTGGCACCGTCGAGCGGACGGCCCGAACCGACGAACTGCTCCAGTATCTCGACCGGTTCGAAGACGAGCCTCAAACGATGACGCTCTCGGAGAACCAGTTCGGTCTGAGCACCGTCGTCCTCCTCGGGAGTGCACTCTTCGTCGTCTTCGTCGGCGAATTCGGGATGGTGCCCGCCGACCTCTCGCTCGGCGCGGCCGTGCTTCTCTCACTGGTCGGAATGAGCGCCATCGCCTACGATATCCGGAAGTGA
- a CDS encoding UPF0058 family protein, translated as MKKQELIHLHGLLAEVEKQCAAWHDDEIDLTAYEDMGVRPTSIHKSKTDHKAAVFKLANGITSSLETTEERVAPHAD; from the coding sequence ATGAAGAAGCAGGAGCTCATTCACCTGCACGGCCTCCTCGCGGAGGTAGAGAAACAGTGCGCAGCATGGCACGACGACGAAATTGACCTGACCGCCTACGAGGACATGGGGGTACGACCCACATCGATCCACAAATCGAAGACCGACCACAAGGCGGCTGTTTTTAAATTGGCGAACGGAATCACCTCTTCGCTGGAAACGACCGAGGAGCGCGTCGCTCCTCACGCGGACTGA
- a CDS encoding DUF555 domain-containing protein codes for MDCRVVVEAAVPVYDVETPDEAIRIAIAKTGEMLNPDLNYVEIEMGSRTTPSGEELPPAFIAADEALVALELEMKVFNVEQEEHASRIARKEIGQRLENVPLSVLRVDPMESDDEDADEADAPADEETDDQGDDDLIPEFEELVDE; via the coding sequence ATGGACTGTCGAGTCGTCGTCGAGGCAGCGGTTCCGGTGTACGACGTAGAGACTCCCGACGAGGCGATACGGATCGCTATCGCCAAGACCGGCGAGATGTTGAATCCGGACCTCAACTACGTCGAAATCGAGATGGGGTCTCGGACCACCCCGTCGGGTGAGGAACTGCCCCCCGCCTTCATCGCTGCCGACGAGGCGCTCGTCGCCCTCGAACTGGAGATGAAGGTGTTCAACGTCGAGCAGGAGGAACACGCGTCCCGGATCGCGCGCAAGGAGATCGGCCAGCGACTCGAGAACGTCCCGCTTTCCGTGTTACGGGTCGACCCCATGGAGTCCGACGACGAGGACGCGGACGAGGCGGACGCCCCGGCGGACGAGGAGACGGACGACCAGGGGGACGACGACCTCATTCCGGAGTTCGAGGAACTGGTCGACGAGTGA
- a CDS encoding ArsR/SmtB family transcription factor: MANGTERLRRYLDDELDECRSEDVDRRLDELDALEAALGRARVDAELDVLSALANETRYTLTRVLVAAGEELCVCELHAVVDVSESGLSHALSTLVDAGLVEGHKDGRWKKYRATNRAVALVTVLEGTVGE; encoded by the coding sequence ATGGCAAACGGGACCGAACGGCTCAGACGGTATCTCGACGACGAACTCGACGAGTGTCGCAGCGAGGACGTCGACAGGCGACTCGACGAGCTCGATGCGCTCGAAGCGGCGCTCGGACGGGCGCGGGTGGACGCCGAACTCGACGTGCTCTCGGCGCTCGCCAACGAAACCCGGTACACCCTCACCCGGGTCCTCGTGGCTGCGGGCGAGGAACTCTGCGTCTGTGAACTGCACGCCGTCGTCGACGTGAGCGAGAGCGGCCTCAGCCACGCCCTCTCGACGCTCGTCGACGCGGGCCTCGTCGAGGGGCACAAGGACGGCCGGTGGAAGAAGTACCGCGCGACCAACCGCGCGGTGGCGCTGGTGACGGTGCTGGAGGGGACCGTCGGTGAGTAG
- the arsB gene encoding ACR3 family arsenite efflux transporter — translation MSSAHEHGPNCGCESCGDPRSMDFLDKYLTVWIFGAMAVGVGLGYVAPSVTEPIRDLHLVEIGLVVMMYPPLAKADYSQLRTVFSNWRVLGLSLIQNWLIGPTLMFGLAVVFFSGLVPGLPARPEYFLGLVFIGMARCIAMVLVWNELADGSTEYVTGLVAFNSLFQIVTYGVYVWFFGLVLPPLLGMESLVAGIEAFNVSPTQVFQAIVVFLGIPFAGGFLTRYVGTRTKGQEWYEESFVPKIDPLTLVALLFTVIVMFATQGGNIVAAPGDVLLIAVPLTIYFVVMFLVSFGMGKGIGADYSTTTAIGFTAASNNFELAIAVAVAVFGVGSGIAFTTVVGPLIEVPVLLALVNVALYFQRRFDWSDATPGGIDAATTDPTDD, via the coding sequence GTGAGTAGCGCCCACGAGCACGGCCCGAACTGCGGCTGCGAGAGCTGTGGCGACCCGCGGTCGATGGATTTTCTCGATAAGTATCTCACCGTCTGGATCTTCGGCGCGATGGCCGTCGGCGTCGGTCTCGGCTACGTCGCGCCGTCGGTGACGGAGCCGATCCGAGACCTCCACCTCGTCGAAATCGGCCTCGTGGTGATGATGTACCCACCCCTCGCCAAGGCGGACTACTCGCAGCTGCGCACTGTCTTCAGCAACTGGCGCGTCCTCGGCCTCAGCCTGATCCAGAACTGGCTCATCGGGCCGACGCTCATGTTCGGCCTCGCCGTCGTCTTCTTCAGCGGACTCGTGCCCGGTCTCCCGGCCCGCCCCGAATACTTCCTGGGCCTCGTGTTCATCGGCATGGCCCGCTGTATCGCCATGGTGCTCGTCTGGAACGAGTTGGCCGACGGATCGACCGAGTACGTCACCGGACTGGTCGCGTTCAACAGCCTCTTTCAGATCGTCACCTACGGCGTCTACGTCTGGTTTTTCGGGCTCGTCCTCCCACCGCTGCTGGGCATGGAGAGCCTCGTCGCCGGAATCGAGGCGTTCAACGTCTCGCCGACGCAGGTGTTCCAGGCCATCGTCGTCTTCCTCGGCATTCCCTTCGCCGGTGGCTTCCTCACCCGGTACGTGGGCACGCGGACGAAGGGGCAGGAGTGGTACGAGGAGTCGTTCGTCCCGAAGATCGATCCGCTCACCTTGGTCGCCCTGCTCTTCACGGTGATCGTCATGTTCGCCACGCAGGGGGGCAACATCGTGGCCGCGCCCGGTGACGTACTCCTGATCGCCGTGCCCCTGACCATCTACTTCGTCGTGATGTTCCTCGTGAGCTTCGGGATGGGCAAGGGCATCGGCGCCGACTACTCCACGACGACCGCCATCGGCTTCACCGCCGCCTCGAACAACTTCGAACTCGCCATCGCCGTCGCCGTCGCCGTCTTCGGCGTCGGCTCCGGTATCGCCTTCACCACCGTCGTCGGTCCGCTGATCGAGGTGCCCGTCCTGCTCGCGCTGGTCAACGTCGCGCTCTACTTCCAGCGTCGGTTCGACTGGAGCGACGCCACACCCGGCGGTATCGACGCCGCGACGACCGACCCCACCGACGACTGA
- a CDS encoding arsenate-mycothiol transferase ArsC has protein sequence MSDTTTQPTRIAFVCVQNAGRSQMATAFAERERERRGLDVTILTGGTHPADAVHDEVIDAMADLGIDLSDRTPREITTDELRSCDYVATMGCSTLELDDTPTVDVRDWALDDPDGEDVDRVHDIRDEIDSRVRALFDEIEAERGASA, from the coding sequence ATGTCCGACACCACCACCCAACCGACCCGTATCGCCTTCGTCTGCGTCCAGAACGCCGGCCGCTCGCAGATGGCGACCGCCTTCGCCGAGCGCGAACGCGAGCGTCGCGGCCTCGACGTGACGATCCTGACCGGCGGCACCCACCCCGCCGACGCGGTCCACGACGAAGTGATCGACGCCATGGCGGACCTCGGGATCGACCTCTCCGACCGGACGCCCCGAGAGATCACCACGGACGAACTCCGGTCGTGTGACTACGTGGCGACGATGGGCTGTTCGACGCTCGAACTGGACGATACGCCCACCGTCGACGTGCGCGACTGGGCACTCGACGACCCCGATGGGGAGGACGTCGACCGCGTCCACGACATCCGCGACGAAATCGATTCCCGCGTGCGCGCGCTGTTCGACGAGATCGAAGCCGAACGCGGAGCGAGCGCGTAG
- a CDS encoding DNA-3-methyladenine glycosylase family protein yields the protein MERGAIPLADLDGDFDLQATVESGQSYLWDRSDGGMYERMDAHGGDAWYETVVPPLDAVGNDRAVVRVRQTEGRLEWESTTDAVPILTHLLRLDDDLEAILAATPDDPLLDRAYETYRGMRLVRDPPFPCLISFICSAQMRVSRIHGMQTALAREYGDRLAVDGRTYHAFPTPAQLAARSEAELRDLKLGYRAPYVQRTAEMVAEGEADPAAARGRDYEAARDYLTGFVGVGDKVADCVLLFSLGYLEAVPLDTWIRSAIADHYPDCDKGSYADTSRAIRERLGGEFAGYAQTYLFYYLRAGGE from the coding sequence ATGGAACGCGGCGCCATCCCGCTGGCCGACCTCGACGGCGACTTCGACCTGCAGGCGACCGTCGAGAGCGGGCAGAGCTACCTCTGGGACCGGTCGGACGGTGGGATGTACGAGCGGATGGATGCACACGGCGGCGACGCGTGGTACGAGACGGTCGTCCCGCCGCTCGACGCGGTAGGGAACGACCGCGCCGTGGTTCGGGTGCGCCAGACCGAGGGGCGACTGGAGTGGGAGTCGACGACCGACGCCGTCCCCATCCTCACCCACCTCCTTCGGCTGGACGACGACTTGGAGGCCATCCTCGCGGCGACGCCGGACGACCCGCTCCTCGATCGCGCCTACGAGACGTATCGAGGGATGCGGCTGGTTCGGGACCCACCCTTTCCCTGTCTGATCTCCTTCATCTGCTCGGCGCAGATGCGGGTGTCGCGCATCCACGGGATGCAGACCGCGCTCGCCCGCGAGTACGGCGACCGGCTCGCCGTCGACGGCCGGACCTACCACGCCTTCCCGACGCCGGCCCAGCTCGCGGCGCGCTCCGAGGCCGAACTCCGCGACCTGAAGCTCGGCTATCGGGCGCCGTACGTGCAACGGACTGCGGAGATGGTCGCCGAGGGGGAGGCCGACCCCGCGGCAGCCCGGGGACGCGACTACGAGGCGGCCCGCGACTACCTCACGGGGTTCGTCGGCGTCGGCGACAAGGTGGCCGACTGCGTGTTGCTGTTCTCGCTGGGGTATCTCGAAGCCGTGCCGCTCGATACGTGGATTCGGTCGGCCATCGCGGACCACTATCCCGACTGCGACAAGGGGTCGTACGCAGACACCTCGCGGGCGATCCGCGAGCGACTCGGCGGCGAGTTCGCGGGCTACGCCCAGACGTATCTCTTCTATTATCTCCGCGCAGGCGGGGAGTGA
- a CDS encoding APC family permease, whose amino-acid sequence MSRDRPLGVRHAVAVSLGLPLGAGVFVLPHGVENLGGPATPVAYVAGTLAICSIAVAYAVYLSSPLAERDGLVFAAVSRTAGARSLGFLAAWPMVGAYAAVLATLIAALGQSLSGLVSLSPNVAALVVLACVVAVHALGPTAAGRLQLYATGPLLLFLGGMAVAALLAIAPDNFSPLFPTPTLRDRPLAAIGAAAVATLFGFVGFDAAAAASAVTRDPRRTAPRAVLVGVLIAGFVAAVAAFVTLGVIPWPRLVFATAPFADAAASGLGVDAARLVVPGTVLATISAALATTWLPTRTLRGFDELVPGVAAETRPGLPDPALALTGLLAGTVVALDLVGQALYLSIAGVFVGYGALAAAVGLLPVLRPALYRRCRFRPPAPALALVSLVGVATALVVLSRVLVLDPATSLVFTRWAPALVAVDEAVLVSDPLSTVVPALVLWELVGVAVLAVAADYRADRGVEQRPLAAAYDEE is encoded by the coding sequence GTGTCCCGCGACCGTCCGCTGGGCGTCCGCCACGCCGTCGCCGTCTCGCTCGGCCTCCCGCTCGGTGCGGGGGTGTTCGTCCTTCCACACGGCGTCGAGAACCTCGGCGGTCCCGCCACGCCCGTCGCCTACGTCGCCGGCACGCTCGCGATCTGTTCGATCGCCGTCGCCTACGCCGTCTACCTGTCCAGCCCGCTGGCCGAGCGCGACGGCCTCGTCTTCGCCGCCGTCTCCCGGACGGCGGGCGCGCGCTCGCTCGGCTTCCTCGCCGCGTGGCCGATGGTCGGCGCGTACGCCGCCGTCCTCGCCACCCTCATCGCCGCGCTCGGCCAGTCGCTCTCCGGGCTCGTCTCCCTCTCTCCGAATGTCGCCGCCCTCGTCGTCCTCGCCTGTGTCGTCGCCGTCCACGCCCTCGGTCCTACCGCCGCCGGTCGCCTCCAGCTCTACGCGACCGGACCCCTGCTCCTCTTCCTCGGCGGGATGGCCGTCGCCGCCCTCCTCGCCATCGCCCCCGACAACTTCTCGCCGCTCTTCCCGACGCCGACGCTCCGCGACCGACCGCTGGCCGCCATCGGCGCCGCGGCGGTCGCCACGCTGTTCGGCTTCGTCGGCTTCGACGCCGCTGCCGCCGCCTCGGCGGTCACGCGCGACCCGCGGCGGACCGCGCCGCGGGCGGTCCTCGTCGGCGTCCTGATCGCCGGATTCGTCGCCGCCGTCGCGGCGTTCGTCACGCTGGGTGTCATCCCGTGGCCCCGGCTGGTGTTCGCGACGGCCCCCTTCGCCGACGCCGCCGCCAGCGGCCTCGGCGTCGACGCCGCTCGCCTCGTCGTCCCCGGCACCGTCCTCGCGACGATCAGCGCCGCCCTCGCGACGACGTGGCTCCCGACCCGGACGCTCCGTGGGTTCGACGAACTCGTGCCGGGGGTCGCCGCCGAGACGCGGCCGGGACTGCCGGACCCCGCGCTGGCGCTGACTGGCCTGCTCGCGGGCACCGTCGTCGCCCTCGATCTGGTCGGACAGGCACTCTACCTCTCTATCGCGGGCGTCTTCGTCGGCTACGGCGCGCTCGCGGCGGCCGTCGGACTCCTCCCCGTCCTCCGGCCGGCGCTCTATCGCCGGTGCCGGTTCCGTCCTCCGGCGCCGGCGCTGGCGCTCGTCTCCCTCGTCGGCGTCGCCACGGCCCTCGTCGTCCTCTCGCGCGTGCTGGTTCTCGACCCCGCTACGTCCCTCGTGTTCACGCGCTGGGCACCGGCACTCGTGGCCGTCGACGAGGCCGTCCTCGTGAGCGACCCGCTCTCGACCGTCGTCCCCGCGCTCGTTCTGTGGGAACTCGTCGGCGTCGCCGTCCTCGCCGTCGCCGCGGACTACCGGGCGGACCGCGGCGTCGAGCAGCGCCCCCTCGCGGCGGCCTACGACGAGGAGTAG
- the thrS gene encoding threonine--tRNA ligase yields MSEIVVTLPDGSELSVAEGSTVEDVAFEIGPGLGRDTVAGVVDGDLVDKATPLSDGADLVIVTEDSDEYLRVLRHSAAHVFAQALQRLYPDAKLAIGPPTDDGFYYDVTNVDLDSEDLAAIEAEAEEIIAEDLDIEREERPREEVVAGYADNPYKRDILETEAAGEDPVTIYRQGEFEDLCQGPHVESTGEIGAFKLLNISSAYWRGDEDNDTLTRVYGTAFESEEEMEAYLERRREAQERDHRKLGQELDLFSIDETTGPGLPLYHPNGKRVLDELSDFARDLNLDAGYDPVETPHLFRTELWKKSGHYENYVDDMFLLDVNDEEYGLKPMNCPGHATIFEQNSWSYRDLPVRYFEDGKVYRKEQRGELSGLSRVWAFTIDDGHVFVRPDQIEDEVNLVMDNIFRVFETFGLDAEVALATRPEKSVGSDEIWERAESQLRDVLDSQDIAYDVEAGDGAFYGPKIDFAFEDALGRKWDGPTVQLDFNMPDRFDLTYTGEDNEDHRPVMLHRALYGSYERFLMVLIEHFDGKFPLWLAPEQVRILPVSDDNLGYAHRLKNELDDFRVEIEDRSWTVGRKIQQAHSDRVPYMLIVGDDEEASGAVSVRDRKERERKDVDREAFAAHLRAERDEKRIEPDFLD; encoded by the coding sequence ATGAGCGAAATCGTAGTGACGCTTCCCGACGGGTCGGAGCTCTCCGTCGCGGAGGGGTCGACGGTCGAGGACGTCGCCTTCGAGATCGGTCCGGGTCTCGGGCGCGACACGGTGGCGGGCGTCGTCGACGGCGACCTCGTCGACAAGGCCACGCCCCTGTCGGACGGCGCCGACCTCGTCATCGTCACCGAGGACAGCGACGAGTATCTCCGCGTGCTCCGCCACTCCGCGGCCCACGTCTTCGCGCAGGCGCTCCAGCGCCTGTATCCCGACGCCAAACTCGCCATCGGCCCTCCGACCGACGACGGCTTCTACTACGACGTGACGAACGTCGACCTCGACAGCGAGGACTTAGCGGCCATCGAGGCCGAAGCCGAGGAGATCATCGCGGAAGACCTCGACATCGAGCGCGAGGAACGGCCGCGCGAGGAGGTCGTAGCGGGGTACGCCGACAACCCGTACAAGCGGGACATCCTCGAAACGGAGGCGGCGGGCGAGGACCCCGTCACGATCTACCGACAGGGCGAATTCGAGGACCTCTGTCAGGGCCCCCACGTCGAATCCACGGGCGAGATCGGGGCGTTCAAACTCCTCAACATCTCCTCCGCGTACTGGCGGGGCGACGAGGACAACGACACGCTCACGCGCGTCTACGGGACGGCCTTCGAGAGCGAGGAGGAGATGGAGGCGTACCTCGAACGGCGCCGCGAGGCCCAGGAGCGCGACCACCGGAAACTCGGGCAGGAACTCGACCTGTTCTCCATCGACGAGACGACCGGCCCCGGCCTCCCGCTCTACCATCCGAACGGCAAGCGGGTGCTCGACGAACTCTCGGACTTCGCGCGCGACCTCAACCTCGACGCCGGCTACGACCCCGTCGAGACGCCCCACCTCTTCCGGACGGAGCTGTGGAAGAAGTCGGGGCACTACGAGAACTACGTCGACGACATGTTCCTCCTCGACGTGAACGACGAGGAGTACGGCCTGAAGCCGATGAACTGCCCGGGCCACGCCACCATCTTCGAGCAGAACTCCTGGTCATACCGCGACCTTCCCGTCCGCTACTTCGAGGACGGGAAGGTGTACCGGAAGGAACAGCGTGGCGAGCTCTCCGGACTTTCGCGGGTGTGGGCCTTCACCATCGACGACGGCCACGTCTTCGTCCGGCCCGACCAGATCGAAGACGAAGTGAACCTCGTGATGGACAACATCTTCCGCGTCTTCGAGACGTTCGGTCTCGACGCGGAGGTGGCGCTCGCGACCCGCCCCGAGAAGTCGGTCGGGAGCGACGAAATCTGGGAGCGCGCCGAGTCGCAACTGCGGGACGTCCTCGATTCACAGGACATCGCGTACGACGTCGAGGCGGGCGACGGTGCCTTCTACGGGCCGAAAATCGACTTCGCGTTCGAGGACGCCCTCGGCCGCAAGTGGGACGGTCCGACGGTCCAACTCGACTTCAACATGCCCGACCGGTTCGACCTGACCTACACCGGGGAGGACAACGAGGACCACCGCCCGGTCATGCTCCATCGCGCGCTCTACGGCAGTTACGAGCGGTTCCTGATGGTGCTGATCGAACATTTCGACGGGAAGTTCCCGCTCTGGCTGGCGCCCGAACAGGTGCGCATCCTCCCCGTCAGCGACGACAACCTCGGCTACGCCCACCGCCTCAAGAACGAACTCGACGACTTCCGGGTCGAAATCGAGGACCGCTCGTGGACCGTGGGCCGCAAGATCCAACAGGCCCACAGCGACCGCGTGCCCTACATGCTCATCGTCGGCGACGACGAGGAGGCGAGCGGCGCCGTCTCGGTGCGGGACCGGAAGGAACGGGAGCGCAAGGACGTCGACCGCGAGGCGTTCGCGGCGCACCTGCGGGCCGAACGCGACGAGAAACGGATCGAACCGGACTTCCTCGACTAG
- a CDS encoding response regulator produces the protein MRPDATLSILHVDDDDALGDLVQAYLERDDALDCTVTTTTTPADALDRLRDADTDFDCIVSDYRMPETNGIEFLRAVRETHPELPFLLFSGEETGDVAAEMIRAGVTDYLHKSSPSQYTTLVRRVEHAVDSDGQFDSEAATELDAVGVVGPDERFDRVDTGYADLYDYDADEVTGKHWTELHPDDEVEHIRTHVLPVVQEGGKWTGRSTGLRADGSTFTESKMVTTLDDDHLLIAVSEVSPPDADE, from the coding sequence ATGCGGCCCGACGCGACGCTCTCGATACTCCACGTCGACGACGACGACGCGCTCGGCGACTTGGTGCAAGCCTACCTCGAACGCGACGACGCCCTCGACTGTACCGTGACGACGACGACGACGCCGGCGGACGCGCTCGACCGACTCCGCGACGCCGACACCGACTTCGACTGCATCGTCAGCGACTACCGGATGCCCGAGACCAACGGCATCGAGTTCTTGCGAGCAGTCAGGGAGACCCACCCCGAACTCCCCTTTCTCCTCTTTTCGGGCGAGGAGACGGGCGACGTGGCCGCGGAGATGATCCGGGCTGGCGTGACGGACTACCTCCACAAGAGCAGCCCCAGCCAGTATACGACCCTCGTCCGCCGCGTCGAACACGCCGTGGACTCCGACGGGCAGTTCGATTCGGAGGCGGCGACCGAACTCGACGCCGTCGGCGTGGTGGGGCCGGACGAACGGTTCGACCGCGTCGACACCGGCTACGCCGACCTGTACGACTACGACGCCGACGAGGTGACGGGGAAACACTGGACGGAACTCCACCCGGACGACGAGGTGGAACACATCCGCACGCACGTCCTCCCGGTGGTGCAGGAGGGCGGCAAGTGGACGGGTCGAAGCACCGGCCTCCGCGCCGACGGGAGCACGTTCACCGAGTCGAAGATGGTCACCACCCTCGACGACGACCACCTTCTCATCGCCGTCTCCGAAGTCTCGCCCCCCGACGCCGACGAGTGA
- a CDS encoding DUF2182 domain-containing protein, with protein MAPGFAARVLPEGRHERRVVALGVYAAALVAWLSMLGRWLPMPSSNMAMDMTDPGVPEAMATGSGPTGWALYLLMWGVMMVAMMYPSSVPLVSMYHRTLDGRGRGERLLRVGAFLGSYTLLWTAVGVVPLAANYAVPVSRVASSGIFIGVTLLLLAAYQLSPYKERCLDHCRTPLGFLLTHSRPGVRGAARMGLDHGAYCLGCCWALFAFMVVVGTMNLVWMAGITLVLSAERTVSWGDRLARTVGVAAGVAGVAVLAATAVGVA; from the coding sequence ATGGCGCCCGGATTCGCCGCACGGGTGTTGCCGGAGGGGCGCCACGAGCGGCGGGTCGTCGCCCTCGGCGTGTACGCCGCCGCGCTCGTCGCGTGGCTCTCGATGCTCGGGCGGTGGCTGCCGATGCCCTCGTCGAACATGGCGATGGATATGACCGACCCCGGCGTCCCGGAGGCGATGGCGACGGGGTCCGGACCGACCGGTTGGGCGCTCTACCTCCTGATGTGGGGTGTGATGATGGTCGCGATGATGTACCCGTCGTCCGTGCCGCTCGTCAGCATGTACCACCGGACGCTGGACGGCCGCGGACGGGGCGAGCGACTGCTTCGCGTCGGCGCCTTCCTCGGCAGCTACACGCTCCTCTGGACGGCCGTCGGCGTCGTTCCGCTGGCGGCGAACTACGCCGTCCCCGTCTCGCGGGTCGCGTCGTCGGGTATCTTCATCGGCGTGACGCTCCTCCTCCTCGCGGCGTATCAGCTCTCACCGTACAAGGAGCGGTGTCTCGATCACTGCCGGACCCCGCTCGGCTTCCTGCTGACGCACAGTCGCCCCGGCGTTCGGGGTGCGGCGCGGATGGGTCTCGACCACGGGGCGTACTGTCTCGGCTGTTGCTGGGCGCTGTTTGCCTTCATGGTGGTCGTCGGGACCATGAACCTGGTGTGGATGGCCGGCATCACCCTCGTGCTCTCCGCCGAGCGGACGGTGTCGTGGGGTGACCGACTCGCGCGAACGGTGGGCGTCGCCGCCGGCGTCGCGGGCGTCGCCGTCCTCGCCGCGACGGCTGTCGGCGTCGCGTGA
- a CDS encoding DUF1326 domain-containing protein, translated as MTTTWEISGEYAEACNCDVACQCVWMEAPDDDHCTAALAWNITDGGYGDVDLSGRRVGMLIESDEGVMFDPSTQWDVVLLVDDEATDEERAAIEDIYLGRAGGIWAPVADGHFRSTEVATAPVEFAVDGDRTTVSFGDDMEMDVVERVGFNEEAGTVSPHPLTADLTMKTGESRSATVSYDDRFQWDVGGNNAYICDFELTNA; from the coding sequence ATGACAACAACGTGGGAGATTTCGGGGGAGTACGCGGAGGCGTGTAACTGTGACGTGGCCTGCCAGTGCGTCTGGATGGAAGCGCCGGACGACGACCACTGTACGGCGGCGCTCGCGTGGAACATCACCGACGGCGGGTACGGCGACGTCGACCTCTCCGGGCGACGGGTGGGGATGCTCATCGAGTCGGACGAGGGGGTCATGTTCGATCCGTCGACGCAGTGGGACGTGGTGTTACTCGTCGACGACGAGGCGACCGACGAGGAACGCGCCGCCATCGAAGACATCTACTTGGGTCGCGCGGGCGGCATCTGGGCGCCCGTCGCGGACGGTCACTTCCGGTCGACCGAGGTGGCGACGGCACCCGTCGAGTTCGCCGTCGATGGTGACCGGACGACCGTCTCCTTTGGCGACGACATGGAGATGGACGTGGTCGAACGGGTCGGCTTCAACGAGGAGGCCGGCACCGTCTCCCCGCACCCGCTCACGGCGGATTTGACGATGAAGACCGGCGAGTCACGGAGCGCGACCGTCTCGTACGACGACCGGTTCCAGTGGGATGTGGGCGGCAACAACGCCTACATCTGTGACTTCGAACTGACCAACGCCTGA
- a CDS encoding glutaredoxin family protein has protein sequence MTADSDPDPAQVTVYTRENCHLCAEAIDTVERVAASSSRPVEIDTVDVDADPDLRERYGERVPYVTVDGRPRFKYRVDADELRAILRE, from the coding sequence GTGACAGCCGATTCGGACCCCGACCCGGCGCAGGTCACCGTCTACACCCGCGAGAACTGCCACCTCTGTGCGGAGGCCATCGACACCGTCGAGCGCGTCGCGGCGTCGTCGTCCCGACCGGTCGAGATCGACACCGTCGACGTGGACGCCGACCCGGACCTGCGCGAGCGATACGGCGAGCGCGTCCCCTACGTCACCGTCGACGGGCGCCCGCGATTCAAATACCGCGTCGACGCCGACGAACTCCGAGCGATCCTGCGCGAGTAG